In Lacerta agilis isolate rLacAgi1 chromosome 1, rLacAgi1.pri, whole genome shotgun sequence, the following proteins share a genomic window:
- the CDCA7 gene encoding cell division cycle-associated protein 7 isoform X3 produces MWQDLFLDLPGRQQFAGKTARNPRPRAALARVGSAFGISSCVPRKEVALRLSSGNSVVGSMDPFGLQGRKKPTAFRSTKLIPMETSSSSDDSCDSCGSDNFANTKLDTDSEENMSGEYKFSCKRPRKCSVPLKVAMKFPLRRSKRGKSEIILAPEPPSELELQSDSDEERGPKFLEKRALNIKENKAMLAKLMAELKNVPGIFTRKGPLATPTLKPQRSPRKSFPRRSLRRNPERNARPHTRSRSLIEGPPSPVSEKGDEEEDPYYLVRRKMSDEYSEDESDGPRRKSSMTLPHVIRPVEEISEEELNGICETARDKVYNRVTGSTCHQCRQKTIDTKTNCRNPECLGVRGQFCGPCLRNRYGEEVRTALLDPDWHCPPCRGICNCSFCRQREGRCATGVLVYLAKYHGYDNVHAYLKSLKQELEMQE; encoded by the exons ATGTGGCAGGACCTCTTTCTGGACCTTCCAGGACGCCAGCAGTTCGCGGGGAAAACTGCGCGTAATCCCCGCCCCCGAGCAGCTTTGGCGCGAGTCGGCAGTGCGTTTGGTATTTCCTCCTGCGTCCCGCGAAAAGAGGTTGCGTTGCGCCTTTCGAGTGGCAATTCCGTCGTCGGCAGCATGGACCCCTTCGGCCTGCAG GGAAGGAAGAAGCCCACAGCATTCCGCAGTACAAAACTGATCCCCATGGAAACCTCTTCATCCTCTGATGACAGTTGTGACAGTTGCGGCTCTGATAATTTTGCAAACACG AAACTGGATACAGACTCGGAGGAAAATATGAGCGGCGAGTATAAATTTTCATGTAAGAGGCCACGGAAGTGCTCTGTTCCTCTTAAAGTTGCTATGAAGTTTCCACTTCGAAGATCTAAGAGGGGAAAGAGTGAAATAATTTTAGCCCCAGAACCTCCCTCCGAACTGGAATTGCAGTCTGATTCCGATGAAGAAAGAGGCCCCAAATTCTTAGAGAAAAGGGCTTTAAATATAAAGGAGAATAAGGCCATG CTTGCAAAACTAATGGCAGAATTAAAAAACGTGCCTGGAATTTTTACAAGGAAAGGTCCCCTGGCAACTCCAACCTTG AAACCGCAGCGATCTCCAAGGAAATCATTTCCCAGGCGTTCTTTAAGGAGGAATCCAGAAAGAAATGCCAGGCCTCACACAAGATCCAGGTCCCTGATCGAAGGTCCTCCAAGCCCTGTTTCGGAGAAGGGGGATGAGGAGGAGGATCCGTACTACTTAGTGAGAAGGAAAATGTCTGATGAATACTCTGAG GATGAATCAGACGGTCCCAGAAGAAAAAGTTCTATGACTCTTCCCCATGTTATCCGCCCAGTGGAAGAAATCAGTGAGGAAGAGTTGAATGGTATCTGTGAGACTGCAAGAGATAAAGTGTATAATCGTGTGACG GGTTCCACTTGCCATCAGTGTCGGCAGAAGACAATAGACACTAAGACAAACTGTCGCAATCCAGAATGTTTGGGAGTACGCGGTCAGTTCTGTGGGCCTTGCCTACGCAACCGCTATGGAGAAGAAGTCAGGACTGCTTTGTTGGATCCG GACTGGCATTGCCCACCTTGCCGTGGCATCTGCAACTGCAGCTTCTGCAG GCAGCGGGAAGGACGATGTGCTACAGGTGTGCTTGTTTACCTGGCCAAGTACCATGGCTATGACAACGTCCATGCTTACTTGAAAAG CCTGAAACAAGAACTTGAAATGCAAGAATGA
- the CDCA7 gene encoding cell division cycle-associated protein 7 isoform X1 — protein sequence MWQDLFLDLPGRQQFAGKTARNPRPRAALARVGSAFGISSCVPRKEVALRLSSGNSVVGSMDPFGLQGRKKPTAFRSTKLIPMETSSSSDDSCDSCGSDNFANTKRSFKPEVAEEIAKIFYEDSDDESFCGFSESEIQDVLKLDTDSEENMSGEYKFSCKRPRKCSVPLKVAMKFPLRRSKRGKSEIILAPEPPSELELQSDSDEERGPKFLEKRALNIKENKAMLAKLMAELKNVPGIFTRKGPLATPTLKPQRSPRKSFPRRSLRRNPERNARPHTRSRSLIEGPPSPVSEKGDEEEDPYYLVRRKMSDEYSEDESDGPRRKSSMTLPHVIRPVEEISEEELNGICETARDKVYNRVTGSTCHQCRQKTIDTKTNCRNPECLGVRGQFCGPCLRNRYGEEVRTALLDPDWHCPPCRGICNCSFCRQREGRCATGVLVYLAKYHGYDNVHAYLKSLKQELEMQE from the exons ATGTGGCAGGACCTCTTTCTGGACCTTCCAGGACGCCAGCAGTTCGCGGGGAAAACTGCGCGTAATCCCCGCCCCCGAGCAGCTTTGGCGCGAGTCGGCAGTGCGTTTGGTATTTCCTCCTGCGTCCCGCGAAAAGAGGTTGCGTTGCGCCTTTCGAGTGGCAATTCCGTCGTCGGCAGCATGGACCCCTTCGGCCTGCAG GGAAGGAAGAAGCCCACAGCATTCCGCAGTACAAAACTGATCCCCATGGAAACCTCTTCATCCTCTGATGACAGTTGTGACAGTTGCGGCTCTGATAATTTTGCAAACACG aaacgaaGCTTCAAGCCAGAAGTTGCAGAGGAGATAGCAAAAATCTTTTATGAGGATTCGGATGATGAATCATTCTGTGGTTTTTCAGAAAGTGAGATTCAGGATGTGCTG AAACTGGATACAGACTCGGAGGAAAATATGAGCGGCGAGTATAAATTTTCATGTAAGAGGCCACGGAAGTGCTCTGTTCCTCTTAAAGTTGCTATGAAGTTTCCACTTCGAAGATCTAAGAGGGGAAAGAGTGAAATAATTTTAGCCCCAGAACCTCCCTCCGAACTGGAATTGCAGTCTGATTCCGATGAAGAAAGAGGCCCCAAATTCTTAGAGAAAAGGGCTTTAAATATAAAGGAGAATAAGGCCATG CTTGCAAAACTAATGGCAGAATTAAAAAACGTGCCTGGAATTTTTACAAGGAAAGGTCCCCTGGCAACTCCAACCTTG AAACCGCAGCGATCTCCAAGGAAATCATTTCCCAGGCGTTCTTTAAGGAGGAATCCAGAAAGAAATGCCAGGCCTCACACAAGATCCAGGTCCCTGATCGAAGGTCCTCCAAGCCCTGTTTCGGAGAAGGGGGATGAGGAGGAGGATCCGTACTACTTAGTGAGAAGGAAAATGTCTGATGAATACTCTGAG GATGAATCAGACGGTCCCAGAAGAAAAAGTTCTATGACTCTTCCCCATGTTATCCGCCCAGTGGAAGAAATCAGTGAGGAAGAGTTGAATGGTATCTGTGAGACTGCAAGAGATAAAGTGTATAATCGTGTGACG GGTTCCACTTGCCATCAGTGTCGGCAGAAGACAATAGACACTAAGACAAACTGTCGCAATCCAGAATGTTTGGGAGTACGCGGTCAGTTCTGTGGGCCTTGCCTACGCAACCGCTATGGAGAAGAAGTCAGGACTGCTTTGTTGGATCCG GACTGGCATTGCCCACCTTGCCGTGGCATCTGCAACTGCAGCTTCTGCAG GCAGCGGGAAGGACGATGTGCTACAGGTGTGCTTGTTTACCTGGCCAAGTACCATGGCTATGACAACGTCCATGCTTACTTGAAAAG CCTGAAACAAGAACTTGAAATGCAAGAATGA
- the CDCA7 gene encoding cell division cycle-associated protein 7 isoform X2, whose product MWQDLFLDLPGRQQFAGKTARNPRPRAALARVGSAFGISSCVPRKEVALRLSSGNSVVGSMDPFGLQGRKKPTAFRSTKLIPMETSSSSDDSCDSCGSDNFANTKRSFKPEVAEEIAKIFYEDSDDESFCGFSESEIQDVLKLDTDSEENMSGEYKFSCKRPRKCSVPLKVAMKFPLRRSKRGKSEIILAPEPPSELELQSDSDEERGPKFLEKRALNIKENKAMLAKLMAELKNVPGIFTRKGPLATPTLKPQRSPRKSFPRRSLRRNPERNARPHTRSRSLIEGPPSPVSEKGDEEEDPYYLVRRKMSDEYSEDESDGPRRKSSMTLPHVIRPVEEISEEELNGICETARDKVYNRVTGSTCHQCRQKTIDTKTNCRNPECLGVRGQFCGPCLRNRYGEEVRTALLDPDWHCPPCRGICNCSFCRQREGRCATGVLVYLAKYHGYDNVHAYLKR is encoded by the exons ATGTGGCAGGACCTCTTTCTGGACCTTCCAGGACGCCAGCAGTTCGCGGGGAAAACTGCGCGTAATCCCCGCCCCCGAGCAGCTTTGGCGCGAGTCGGCAGTGCGTTTGGTATTTCCTCCTGCGTCCCGCGAAAAGAGGTTGCGTTGCGCCTTTCGAGTGGCAATTCCGTCGTCGGCAGCATGGACCCCTTCGGCCTGCAG GGAAGGAAGAAGCCCACAGCATTCCGCAGTACAAAACTGATCCCCATGGAAACCTCTTCATCCTCTGATGACAGTTGTGACAGTTGCGGCTCTGATAATTTTGCAAACACG aaacgaaGCTTCAAGCCAGAAGTTGCAGAGGAGATAGCAAAAATCTTTTATGAGGATTCGGATGATGAATCATTCTGTGGTTTTTCAGAAAGTGAGATTCAGGATGTGCTG AAACTGGATACAGACTCGGAGGAAAATATGAGCGGCGAGTATAAATTTTCATGTAAGAGGCCACGGAAGTGCTCTGTTCCTCTTAAAGTTGCTATGAAGTTTCCACTTCGAAGATCTAAGAGGGGAAAGAGTGAAATAATTTTAGCCCCAGAACCTCCCTCCGAACTGGAATTGCAGTCTGATTCCGATGAAGAAAGAGGCCCCAAATTCTTAGAGAAAAGGGCTTTAAATATAAAGGAGAATAAGGCCATG CTTGCAAAACTAATGGCAGAATTAAAAAACGTGCCTGGAATTTTTACAAGGAAAGGTCCCCTGGCAACTCCAACCTTG AAACCGCAGCGATCTCCAAGGAAATCATTTCCCAGGCGTTCTTTAAGGAGGAATCCAGAAAGAAATGCCAGGCCTCACACAAGATCCAGGTCCCTGATCGAAGGTCCTCCAAGCCCTGTTTCGGAGAAGGGGGATGAGGAGGAGGATCCGTACTACTTAGTGAGAAGGAAAATGTCTGATGAATACTCTGAG GATGAATCAGACGGTCCCAGAAGAAAAAGTTCTATGACTCTTCCCCATGTTATCCGCCCAGTGGAAGAAATCAGTGAGGAAGAGTTGAATGGTATCTGTGAGACTGCAAGAGATAAAGTGTATAATCGTGTGACG GGTTCCACTTGCCATCAGTGTCGGCAGAAGACAATAGACACTAAGACAAACTGTCGCAATCCAGAATGTTTGGGAGTACGCGGTCAGTTCTGTGGGCCTTGCCTACGCAACCGCTATGGAGAAGAAGTCAGGACTGCTTTGTTGGATCCG GACTGGCATTGCCCACCTTGCCGTGGCATCTGCAACTGCAGCTTCTGCAGGCAGCGGGAAGGACGATGTGCTACAGGTGTGCTTGTTTACCTGGCCAAGTACCATGGCTATGACAACGTCCATGCTTACTTGAAAAGGTAA